The following is a genomic window from Chryseobacterium sp. StRB126.
TACAACCAATACAAAAACGATTTAGATTTTGAACTCCTTTCCGGTGGGATGTGGACTGGCTCCAATGTTCGAAAACAATCACCACAAATGGTTAATTTCTTTCTTAAGCATGATGGCACTGTAGCAGAACGTACAGGAATAACATTCGGTGAGGGCTATTTTGAGTTGCTGAAACAGGAAATTGTATTGGATAGTGAAATTCCATCCAGAGCAATGGTTTCAGTGAAAAAAATTGCTCCTGAACAAGCTGTCCCTTTCATGGTTGCCGTTCAGAAAGCAAGATATTATTGGGGAAAAGACCTCAATCTGGATGCTACTTACCTTAAAATTTGTGAAAGTTTAGGCATTTATTCACAACAATTTTTAAAGGCTTTTCATTCTGAAGAAATGAAACAGGCTACTCTACACAATTTTAATGAAGCAGCACAATATGCCCAGTCTTTTCCAACGATGTTGGTTGAAAAAGAAGGGAAATATACCATTATTGAGCAAGGTTATGCCTCTTTTTCTGAATTGGAAAACCGTATTGAGCTCCTAAAAAATAAAGTTGTTTGACCTGAAAATTTCCGGTCAGGTTTTTATTCCAAATACGTATAGAAAAAGATAAGCTTAATGACTTTCAGATAGTATAAAAAAATAGAATATTTCAAGGATAATTGATATATTTAACACTTTATAAATAAAATCAAATTACCATGAAAAAAGTACTTACACAAAAGAAAGTATCAAGAGAAAATTTAAAAAAAATTCAAGGAGCGGGACAAATGGTATGTTGTGCTTTATCCTGTGCAGATCTTACAACATGCGCTTTTTGGGAGCAATTACCAGCAGAATGCCCAGATTTACCTTACTGTATATAATCAAAGTACATAGTATAGAAAATGCTACCATTTTGGCAGCATTTTTATTTTTATCAATGTTCATCTGATTTATTAGAAATCGTACTGCTCATCAGATCATCAGCTTTTTTATCCAATCCTGAGCTTAGTGGCAGGAAGAATTTCAGTGGATGCTTTATAAAATATCTGAAAATTTCTTTATAGATTTCACTTACCTGTCCGAAGTTCATCTTTCTTGACCTGAATGCCAGGAACATGGATAAGCTGAAACTTACCAGGAAG
Proteins encoded in this region:
- a CDS encoding DsbA family protein; amino-acid sequence: MKIIYIMDPLCGWCYGNSDNMLKLYNQYKNDLDFELLSGGMWTGSNVRKQSPQMVNFFLKHDGTVAERTGITFGEGYFELLKQEIVLDSEIPSRAMVSVKKIAPEQAVPFMVAVQKARYYWGKDLNLDATYLKICESLGIYSQQFLKAFHSEEMKQATLHNFNEAAQYAQSFPTMLVEKEGKYTIIEQGYASFSELENRIELLKNKVV
- a CDS encoding bacteriocin-like protein, which gives rise to MKKVLTQKKVSRENLKKIQGAGQMVCCALSCADLTTCAFWEQLPAECPDLPYCI